One Parasphingorhabdus cellanae genomic region harbors:
- the holA gene encoding DNA polymerase III subunit delta, translated as MKVKDNEIVRRFHAAPDATRLAVLCGPNATRCQALANELAAPLAQSAERVDLTIADLTESAARLNDEATSASLFGDKRFIMVRLNSGEAARAAAAIENLLESDTKGDPVFIVAAGMADKTALAKKIAAAPDALIATCYETSQGDAVAAISGMARDEGVQMSRDMAAAIAALTSNDLVLAKLEVEKIALYLDAAPDNPQAAELDLLTLLGAENDEEDLGLLINAAIGGDTKKLTFELAAVSTTGFSEVGLIRLMLRHLTKLAELRSKADQGSNIGKLVNHPSVFWKDRDNYARQLNIWSSNHIARLIERILALEIALKSSGQPEHVLVEQELLTIARKAAQARKSAGLR; from the coding sequence GTGAAAGTCAAAGACAATGAAATCGTGCGCCGCTTTCATGCAGCGCCTGATGCCACAAGGCTTGCCGTCTTGTGCGGCCCCAATGCGACGCGCTGTCAGGCTTTGGCCAACGAACTAGCCGCACCGCTCGCACAATCGGCGGAACGAGTGGACCTTACCATAGCCGATCTGACCGAAAGCGCGGCGCGGCTGAATGACGAAGCCACATCGGCTTCCCTGTTCGGCGACAAAAGATTCATCATGGTGCGTCTGAACAGCGGCGAAGCCGCGCGTGCGGCCGCAGCGATTGAAAATCTGCTGGAAAGCGACACCAAAGGCGATCCGGTGTTCATTGTTGCAGCGGGTATGGCCGACAAAACCGCCTTGGCCAAAAAAATTGCAGCCGCTCCCGATGCCCTGATCGCAACTTGTTACGAAACATCGCAAGGCGACGCCGTCGCCGCGATATCGGGAATGGCGCGCGATGAAGGGGTGCAAATGTCCCGCGATATGGCGGCTGCTATTGCTGCACTAACCAGCAATGATCTGGTACTCGCGAAGCTGGAGGTAGAGAAAATCGCGCTCTACCTGGATGCAGCACCGGACAACCCACAGGCGGCCGAGCTGGATTTGCTTACTCTACTGGGCGCAGAAAATGACGAAGAAGACCTTGGCTTGCTCATCAATGCAGCCATTGGCGGTGACACCAAAAAGCTCACCTTTGAATTGGCGGCTGTTAGCACCACTGGCTTTAGCGAAGTTGGTTTGATCCGCTTGATGCTGCGGCACCTGACCAAACTTGCGGAACTGCGCAGTAAAGCGGATCAGGGATCCAATATCGGAAAATTGGTCAATCACCCCAGCGTGTTCTGGAAAGACCGCGACAATTATGCGCGGCAGCTTAACATCTGGTCTTCCAACCATATTGCGCGATTGATTGAACGAATATTGGCGCTGGAAATTGCTTTAAAGAGCAGCGGTCAGCCAGAACATGTGTTGGTAGAGCAAGAGTTGCTGACCATTGCCCGCAAGGCAGCACAAGCCAGAAAAAGTGCCGGGCTTCGTTAG
- the leuS gene encoding leucine--tRNA ligase, translating into MTDQRFNPLSADKRWQARWAETGTFEADDNSPKPRSFVLEMFPYPSGRIHMGHVRNYTMGDVLARFRRMQGFEVLHPMGWDAFGMPAENAAIEKKVHPGEWTRANIAGMRDQIKRLGFALDWSRELATCEPDYYGQEQALFIDMFEGGLVYRKESAVNWDPVDMTVLANEQVIDGKGWRSGAPVEKRKLSQWFLKITDFAEELLSGLDDLKGWPEKVRTMQENWIGKSQGLQFHFALAEKQQDIETVEVFSTRPDTIFGASFIALSADHPLAQQLAQDDEMLAAFCEDCKRTGTTAAELETMEKKGFDTGLKAVHPMDPSWELPVFVANFVLMDYGTGAVFGVPAHDQRDLDFARKYALPVTRVVAAGGDEDAPIHDESYTGPGKLVNSRVLDGMDIETAQQTVIDKAESEGWGKAQTTWRLRDWGVSRQRYWGTPIPIIHCDDCGAVPVPKDQLPVTLPEDVSFDTPGNPLERHETWSRVDCPKCGKAARRETDTLDTFTNSSWYFLRFASQPDDQPFDADTVKQWMPVSQYIGGIEHAILHLLYARFWTRALASIGKLDFAEPFESLFTQGMVTHETYFETVQNAETGADQIVYYSPDEIDHREGGVFKSSGGAPIQIGRIEKMSKSKKNVVDPDPIIDQYGADAVRFFMLSDSPPERDLPWSEAGIEGSWRFVQRLWRLFVGIADEPAPAGEDKKLKRKLHQTIAGVAEDVEALSFNKAVAKVFELVNMIEKAAPSKDRHDAIKSLAQIVAPMVPHIAEEAWALFGESDLIANAPWPEVDESQLVEDEVTIAIQVRGKLRDTIVVAKGSHKSALEELALGSEKVQRTIDGADIKKVIVVPDRLVNIVI; encoded by the coding sequence ATGACCGATCAGCGTTTCAACCCTTTATCGGCGGACAAACGCTGGCAAGCCCGTTGGGCCGAAACCGGCACCTTCGAGGCCGATGACAATTCTCCCAAGCCGCGCAGCTTTGTGCTGGAAATGTTTCCCTATCCCTCTGGCCGCATTCATATGGGTCATGTCCGCAACTATACGATGGGCGATGTGCTCGCCCGTTTTCGGCGGATGCAAGGCTTTGAAGTGCTCCATCCGATGGGCTGGGACGCCTTTGGCATGCCGGCAGAAAATGCGGCGATAGAAAAGAAGGTCCATCCCGGCGAATGGACTCGCGCCAATATTGCGGGAATGCGCGATCAGATAAAACGGCTGGGTTTTGCACTCGACTGGAGCCGGGAACTCGCCACCTGTGAACCGGATTATTACGGGCAGGAACAGGCCCTGTTCATTGATATGTTCGAAGGCGGTCTGGTTTACCGCAAAGAATCGGCTGTAAACTGGGATCCGGTCGATATGACCGTGCTAGCCAATGAACAGGTGATTGACGGCAAAGGCTGGCGTTCCGGCGCGCCGGTGGAAAAGCGCAAGCTCAGCCAGTGGTTTTTAAAGATTACCGATTTTGCGGAAGAACTGCTCAGCGGTCTTGATGACCTGAAAGGCTGGCCGGAAAAAGTTCGGACGATGCAGGAAAACTGGATCGGCAAGTCTCAGGGCCTGCAATTTCATTTTGCGCTGGCGGAGAAACAGCAGGATATTGAAACGGTTGAAGTTTTCTCCACGCGCCCGGACACGATTTTCGGGGCGAGCTTTATCGCACTGTCGGCCGATCACCCGCTGGCCCAGCAACTGGCGCAAGATGATGAAATGCTTGCGGCCTTTTGCGAGGACTGCAAGAGAACCGGCACGACAGCAGCTGAACTCGAAACGATGGAGAAAAAGGGCTTTGATACCGGCCTGAAAGCGGTCCATCCCATGGATCCGTCCTGGGAATTGCCGGTGTTTGTCGCCAATTTCGTGTTGATGGATTATGGTACCGGCGCTGTTTTCGGTGTGCCGGCGCATGATCAGCGCGACCTCGATTTTGCCCGCAAATATGCACTCCCCGTGACTCGCGTTGTCGCTGCGGGAGGCGACGAAGACGCGCCTATCCATGACGAATCCTACACTGGCCCCGGCAAGCTGGTGAACAGCCGCGTGCTCGACGGCATGGATATCGAAACCGCGCAGCAGACCGTGATCGACAAGGCCGAATCCGAAGGTTGGGGCAAAGCCCAGACGACATGGCGGTTGCGCGACTGGGGCGTTTCGCGCCAGCGCTATTGGGGCACACCGATTCCGATCATCCACTGCGATGACTGCGGAGCGGTGCCGGTTCCGAAAGATCAATTGCCAGTCACGCTGCCCGAGGATGTCAGCTTTGACACTCCCGGCAACCCGCTGGAACGCCATGAAACGTGGAGCCGGGTCGACTGCCCCAAATGCGGCAAAGCGGCGCGGCGGGAAACCGATACGCTGGATACGTTTACCAATTCCAGCTGGTATTTCCTGCGTTTTGCCAGCCAGCCGGATGACCAGCCATTTGACGCCGATACGGTCAAACAATGGATGCCCGTCTCGCAATATATTGGCGGCATTGAACATGCGATTCTGCACTTGCTCTACGCCCGTTTTTGGACTCGCGCGCTGGCGTCGATCGGCAAGCTTGATTTTGCCGAGCCCTTTGAAAGCCTGTTCACCCAAGGCATGGTGACGCACGAAACCTATTTCGAAACGGTTCAGAACGCAGAGACCGGAGCCGATCAAATCGTCTATTACAGCCCGGACGAAATTGACCACCGCGAAGGCGGCGTGTTCAAATCATCCGGCGGAGCACCGATTCAAATCGGCCGCATTGAAAAAATGTCGAAGTCAAAGAAAAACGTCGTCGATCCCGATCCGATCATCGACCAATATGGCGCGGATGCGGTGCGTTTCTTCATGCTGTCCGACAGCCCGCCGGAACGTGACCTGCCTTGGTCGGAAGCCGGAATCGAAGGCAGCTGGCGTTTTGTTCAGCGGCTTTGGCGGCTATTTGTTGGAATCGCGGATGAGCCAGCACCCGCCGGCGAAGACAAGAAACTGAAACGCAAATTGCATCAGACGATTGCCGGTGTTGCCGAAGATGTCGAAGCCTTGTCCTTCAACAAAGCGGTCGCGAAGGTCTTTGAGCTGGTCAATATGATTGAAAAAGCTGCGCCCTCGAAGGATCGTCATGACGCCATAAAATCGCTCGCCCAGATCGTTGCACCAATGGTGCCGCATATCGCCGAAGAGGCATGGGCGCTGTTCGGGGAAAGCGACCTGATCGCCAATGCGCCATGGCCAGAGGTGGATGAAAGCCAACTCGTCGAAGATGAAGTCACCATCGCGATTCAGGTGCGCGGCAAATTGCGCGACACCATTGTCGTGGCGAAGGGCAGCCACAAATCGGCGCTGGAGGAACTTGCACTTGGCTCCGAGAAGGTGCAGCGTACCATTGATGGAGCGGACATAAAGAAGGTGATCGTGGTGCCCGACCGACTGGTCAATATCGTCATATGA
- a CDS encoding DUF3576 domain-containing protein, producing MRPLALGLSAAILVSGLSACASKDRPQADLAASQITTIGVNSYLWRATLDSLSFMPLTQTDSNGGVILTDWYVNPQNPSERMKLNISILDQDLRADALRVAASRQVRNGGTWVDAPVKAATTQKLEQIILTKARDLRRGALTTN from the coding sequence ATGCGTCCTTTGGCACTCGGTCTTTCGGCCGCGATATTGGTGTCTGGCCTCTCCGCCTGCGCCAGTAAAGACCGGCCGCAAGCTGATCTGGCGGCATCGCAGATCACCACCATTGGTGTGAACAGCTATTTGTGGCGCGCGACACTCGATAGCCTGTCGTTCATGCCGCTGACCCAGACTGACAGCAATGGCGGCGTGATTCTGACCGACTGGTATGTGAATCCGCAAAACCCTTCGGAGCGGATGAAGTTGAATATTTCAATCCTCGATCAGGATCTGCGCGCGGATGCCCTACGCGTCGCCGCATCCCGGCAAGTTCGCAATGGCGGCACGTGGGTCGATGCACCAGTAAAGGCCGCGACCACGCAAAAGCTGGAACAGATTATTTTGACCAAAGCGCGCGATTTGCGGCGTGGTGCCCTGACCACAAACTAA
- a CDS encoding transglycosylase domain-containing protein: protein MARGKKRSTQTGPVRKWLVRIVKVSFVAGLLGFIALAVAVTVIRSSLPGYEDLKSSPNGQMIRVLDVSGRELFSMGPSYGQWLEYKEIPQVMIDAMVAVEDRRYESHLGVDPIGIARSLKVRLERGHWAQGGSTITQQLARNIFLNNSRTFGRKGREILLALAMERKFSKEQILELYLNKVYYGGGAYGIDAASRRFFAHSASELSLAEAAIIAGLVKAPSRYSPTADAQAAIDRATVVLRVMQDAGAITAAQAAETEPTAVEMAPEPRQNSVRYFTDWALPQLDLLIDETVEPIEVWTTLDLGMQRAATNAIQTGVPAGAQGALVAIDRDGAVRALVGGTDYVTSNYNRATQAVRQPGSAWKVFVYMAALEAGYTPNDIVTDQPIKIGNWQPRNSGGNYSGDISMRSAFAYSKNTVAAAIGNDIGTSTIANMARRFGISTPIDTNPSMVLGTSDVRLLEMTKAFASINAKGIAITPYAITKVSTMKGDVLYQSKFDGSRVLVDPWVSAGITDLMQTAVNAGTGRAAQIGRPVAGKTGTTSSNKDGWFLGFSSGLTTGVWMGRDDAKAVRGLQGGRAPASAFASFMKVAVAKRKVEKFDTELVLPDWQLEPDEEELYGAPEDGIYVDENGMPIESGQGFEYDLEGGQAEDDPPQLDQGWIDSVLGRGEPDEPRQPQQSENRPPKDDPRPPARPDAPVSILPKPTEE, encoded by the coding sequence ATGGCGCGGGGCAAAAAACGCAGCACACAAACAGGACCGGTTCGCAAATGGCTGGTTCGGATAGTCAAAGTCAGCTTCGTCGCCGGCTTGCTGGGATTTATCGCGCTTGCTGTCGCGGTTACCGTTATCCGGTCCTCTCTACCGGGATATGAAGATCTAAAATCGTCTCCCAACGGACAAATGATCCGCGTGCTTGATGTAAGTGGTCGTGAACTTTTCTCTATGGGCCCCAGCTATGGACAATGGCTGGAATATAAAGAAATTCCGCAGGTCATGATCGACGCTATGGTCGCGGTGGAAGACCGGCGCTATGAAAGCCATCTGGGTGTCGATCCAATCGGTATTGCACGGTCGCTGAAGGTCCGTCTTGAACGCGGCCATTGGGCGCAAGGCGGCTCAACTATTACCCAGCAACTGGCGCGCAACATCTTCCTCAACAATAGCCGCACTTTTGGCCGTAAAGGCCGCGAAATTTTGCTGGCACTGGCCATGGAACGAAAATTTTCCAAAGAACAAATTTTGGAACTCTACCTGAACAAAGTCTATTATGGCGGCGGCGCTTATGGGATTGATGCGGCCTCTCGCCGGTTTTTCGCCCATAGTGCAAGCGAATTGAGCCTTGCCGAAGCGGCAATTATTGCTGGCTTGGTCAAGGCACCATCACGCTATTCCCCAACCGCCGATGCACAGGCGGCAATCGACCGCGCAACGGTCGTATTGCGGGTTATGCAGGATGCGGGGGCGATAACCGCGGCCCAGGCAGCGGAGACAGAGCCAACCGCCGTCGAAATGGCACCCGAACCGCGGCAGAATAGTGTTCGCTATTTTACAGACTGGGCGTTGCCACAGCTGGATTTGCTGATCGATGAAACCGTCGAGCCGATTGAAGTGTGGACCACATTGGATCTTGGCATGCAGCGGGCTGCCACCAACGCTATCCAAACCGGCGTTCCTGCTGGTGCACAAGGCGCATTGGTGGCAATCGACCGTGACGGTGCTGTGCGCGCGCTGGTTGGCGGCACCGACTATGTCACGTCCAACTATAACCGCGCAACCCAGGCCGTACGCCAACCGGGTTCGGCCTGGAAAGTATTTGTCTATATGGCTGCTTTGGAGGCGGGATATACGCCCAATGACATTGTTACGGACCAACCAATCAAGATCGGCAATTGGCAGCCCCGCAATAGTGGTGGAAATTATTCTGGCGATATCTCGATGCGCAGCGCTTTCGCTTACTCCAAGAACACGGTCGCTGCGGCTATCGGCAATGATATCGGTACATCGACAATTGCGAATATGGCGCGGCGGTTCGGCATCAGTACGCCGATTGACACAAACCCGTCGATGGTGCTCGGCACTTCCGACGTTCGGCTGCTGGAAATGACCAAAGCCTTTGCGTCGATTAACGCAAAGGGCATAGCAATCACGCCTTATGCGATTACCAAAGTCAGTACGATGAAAGGCGATGTTCTGTATCAAAGCAAATTTGACGGCAGCCGCGTGCTCGTGGACCCTTGGGTTTCTGCTGGAATTACAGATCTCATGCAGACAGCGGTCAACGCCGGTACTGGCAGAGCGGCTCAGATAGGACGACCAGTGGCAGGCAAGACGGGAACGACCAGCAGCAATAAAGATGGCTGGTTTCTGGGTTTTTCAAGCGGTTTGACCACAGGTGTCTGGATGGGCCGGGATGACGCCAAAGCGGTCCGCGGGTTGCAGGGTGGCCGCGCGCCAGCCTCTGCATTCGCCTCTTTCATGAAAGTTGCTGTTGCCAAGCGGAAAGTTGAAAAATTCGACACAGAACTAGTATTGCCTGACTGGCAGTTAGAGCCCGATGAAGAAGAATTATACGGCGCACCCGAGGATGGAATCTATGTCGACGAAAACGGCATGCCGATAGAATCAGGCCAAGGTTTCGAATATGATTTAGAGGGCGGTCAGGCCGAAGATGATCCACCGCAACTGGATCAAGGATGGATAGATTCGGTTTTGGGCCGGGGCGAACCGGATGAACCTAGACAGCCTCAGCAAAGCGAAAATAGACCACCAAAAGATGACCCTCGACCGCCCGCAAGACCGGATGCGCCGGTCTCTATTCTGCCAAAACCTACGGAAGAATGA
- a CDS encoding DUF4402 domain-containing protein: MIYAKIGLVLPALLLAWIAAQPYEAAAQCRLCAAAPDRVPSKASSGETETPLNIEITTNLDFSRLALLNRAGGEVELDPESGQRRFSGGITDLGGLSLHGEGRLTGEPGRLVRVQLPERITLNAPNGSTADLVKLDTDLPAQARLDRDGRLTFSFGGRLRVTGSASGQFRGRIAITANYE, encoded by the coding sequence ATGATTTATGCGAAAATCGGACTGGTTCTTCCGGCCTTACTGCTGGCCTGGATAGCGGCTCAGCCTTACGAGGCGGCGGCACAATGCCGTCTGTGTGCCGCAGCGCCAGATCGTGTACCTTCCAAAGCCTCTTCTGGCGAGACCGAGACTCCGCTTAATATCGAAATCACCACCAATCTCGACTTTTCTCGGCTCGCTTTGCTTAATCGGGCTGGCGGCGAAGTCGAGCTTGATCCGGAGTCAGGCCAGCGCCGGTTTAGCGGCGGCATTACCGATCTTGGCGGACTATCACTGCACGGCGAAGGCCGTTTGACTGGTGAGCCGGGACGACTCGTCCGTGTACAATTGCCGGAAAGGATCACGCTAAATGCTCCGAACGGTTCGACGGCTGACTTGGTTAAACTCGATACCGATCTGCCGGCACAGGCGCGGTTAGACCGGGATGGACGGCTCACCTTTTCTTTTGGTGGCAGGCTGCGCGTGACCGGTAGCGCGAGCGGCCAGTTTCGTGGCCGGATTGCCATCACCGCCAATTATGAGTGA
- a CDS encoding thiamine phosphate synthase yields the protein MHHPCFSDLYPQVWLMTDQRNDAALEKSIANLPRGSGIIFRHYHLDKDARYKRFQSIRNCARRGDHILSLADAPALAQQWGADGVHGRQWKRHKTGDLLHSAPVHNPREIMTAKHGGADLLFLSPAFATRSHPDQTPMGHMQLKHLIALCDKPVILLGGMNMKRFQQREHLGAHGWAAIDALST from the coding sequence ATGCACCACCCCTGCTTTTCCGATCTTTATCCGCAAGTCTGGTTGATGACCGATCAGCGTAATGATGCGGCGCTGGAAAAATCGATCGCAAATCTGCCTAGAGGTAGCGGCATTATCTTTCGCCATTATCATCTAGATAAAGATGCACGATATAAGCGGTTTCAGAGCATCAGAAACTGCGCACGGCGGGGTGATCATATCTTGAGCCTCGCGGATGCTCCGGCATTGGCACAGCAATGGGGTGCAGACGGTGTCCACGGACGGCAATGGAAGAGACACAAGACTGGTGACTTGCTTCACAGCGCGCCGGTTCATAATCCCAGAGAAATCATGACAGCAAAACATGGTGGTGCAGACTTGCTGTTTCTTTCTCCGGCTTTTGCAACTCGGTCCCATCCCGATCAAACGCCGATGGGCCACATGCAACTCAAACACCTCATTGCATTATGCGACAAACCGGTAATCTTGCTTGGCGGCATGAACATGAAGCGATTTCAACAGCGGGAACATCTCGGCGCCCACGGTTGGGCGGCAATCGATGCACTAAGTACATAA
- the lptE gene encoding LPS assembly lipoprotein LptE has protein sequence MMRIRQISVLLLASAMLVSCGLQPLYSGGSNGVVATQLGDVAVEPIQGKAGWLMRNALNDQLSTFEGSEAKYRLIVELDDKIAGFGVRSNDRITRERRTLRARYQLVRLSDSKVVLDATAGSDAGIDVVSSEYATVAAEETALENLSTRVADQIVKRLSLFAREQASADEN, from the coding sequence ATGATGCGGATACGCCAAATTTCTGTGCTGCTGTTAGCGAGCGCGATGCTCGTATCTTGTGGTCTACAGCCGCTCTACTCCGGTGGCTCCAACGGGGTCGTGGCAACGCAGCTGGGCGATGTCGCGGTGGAACCCATTCAGGGTAAAGCGGGCTGGCTGATGCGCAATGCGTTGAATGACCAGCTTTCTACTTTCGAAGGCAGCGAAGCCAAATATCGCCTGATTGTCGAACTGGACGATAAAATTGCCGGTTTTGGTGTGCGCAGCAACGACCGCATCACCCGCGAGCGCCGTACTTTGCGCGCACGTTATCAACTGGTCCGCTTATCCGATAGCAAGGTGGTCCTGGACGCCACGGCCGGCTCTGATGCGGGTATTGATGTGGTATCCTCTGAATATGCAACCGTTGCCGCGGAGGAAACAGCACTAGAAAACCTGTCGACCCGCGTCGCAGACCAGATCGTCAAAAGGCTCTCCCTATTTGCTCGCGAACAGGCCAGCGCCGATGAGAATTGA
- the msrB gene encoding peptide-methionine (R)-S-oxide reductase MsrB encodes MEKITLSAEEWREKLSPEQYHVLREAGTERAFTGELNAEKRDGEFFCAGCGTKLFDAAKKFDSGCGWPSFTEPTEAEAVTEIEDLSHGMRRIEVRCTVCDGHLGHVFPDGPAANGLRYCMNSAALEFEPKET; translated from the coding sequence ATGGAAAAAATCACCTTAAGCGCCGAGGAATGGCGCGAAAAACTCTCTCCCGAGCAATATCATGTGCTGCGCGAAGCGGGTACAGAACGTGCTTTTACCGGCGAGCTCAACGCAGAAAAACGCGATGGCGAGTTTTTTTGCGCAGGATGCGGCACCAAATTATTTGATGCAGCAAAAAAATTCGATAGCGGGTGTGGGTGGCCGAGTTTTACTGAGCCCACCGAAGCCGAAGCGGTGACCGAAATTGAGGATTTGAGCCATGGCATGCGCCGTATTGAAGTCCGCTGTACCGTTTGCGACGGGCATCTAGGCCATGTTTTCCCGGATGGTCCAGCAGCAAATGGCCTGCGTTATTGCATGAACAGCGCGGCGCTGGAATTCGAACCAAAAGAGACCTGA